CGGCCACGGAGCTCCCCACGCCGGAGCGCGAGGACGCGGAGGAAACCTCCGCCGCCACCAGCGCCTGGCCGGACCTCGTGCTGATCGACGGCGGCCCCGGCCAGCTCAAGGCGGCGTCGGAGACGCTGGCGAGCCTTGGCATCACCGATGTGCCGTTGATCGGCGTCGCCAAGGGCCCGGACCGCGATGCCGGCCGCGAAACCTTCTACCGCGAGGGCCAGACGCCGTTCCGGCTGGAGCCGCGCGACCCGGTGCTCTATTTCGTCCAGCGCCTGCGCGACGAGGCGCACCGCTTCGCCATCGGCTCGCACCGGGCGCGGCGCAAGAAGGACATCACCCAGGCCGGCCTTCAGGAGATTCCCGGCGTCGGCCCCACCCGCAAGCGCGCCCTGCTTCGGCATTTCGGCACGCTGAAAGCGATTGAGCGCGCCTCGCTGGCCGATCTGGAAGGCGTGCCGGGGGTCAATGCGGCCACTGCGCGGGCCGTCTACGACTTCTTTCACGCCCGGCCGTCATGAAGCGTCCCATGGTCACGCGATGGCCACAGCCCGACCGCACTATGGGTTTTCGCGCGGCGGGAGGGCGTGGCGGCAGGGCAGCGTCCCTATCGCCTGATCGTGCCAATGCGATTGACGCGGCGGACGGGCGCCTTTACGTCCGTTCCAAGGGAGCCGGCACGCCATGGTCGATGTCACAAGCAGCCAGAAGACGCTACGGGAGCCGACCATGAAGCGCGGCCACGCCTTCTCGCTGCCCAACATGCTCACTTACGGCCGCTGCGTCGCTGTCCCGGTGGTCGCCGCCTGCCTGTTCTGGGCGGATATTCTCGCTGGTGGCCTCTGGCTGCGCTGGCTCGCGCTGGCGATCTACATCGTCGCCGCCATCACCGATTTCTTCGACGGCTATCTCGCCCGCGCCTGGTCGCAGCAATCGGCCATTGGCCGGATGCTCGACCCGATCGCGGACAAGCTGCTGGTCTCGACCTCGCTGCTGATGCTGGCCTCGGACGGCACCATTCGTGGCTGGTCGCTCTGGGCCGCCGCCGTCATCCTGTGCCGCGAAATTCTCGTGTCCGGCCTGCGGGAATTCCTCGCCGAGCTGCGCGTGAGCGTGCCGGTGACGCGGCTCGCCAAGTGGAAGACCACCGCCCAGCTCGTCGCGGTCGGCGTGCTGCTCGCCGGCCCGGCGGCGGATCTGCTGGTGCCCGGCATCACGCTGGTCGGCATCATGCTGCTCTGGATCGCCGCCGTGCTCACGCTTTACACCGGCTGGGATTATTTCCGCGCCGGCGCGCGCCATCTGATCGAGGACGCCGCGTGAAGGTGCTGTATTTCGCCTGGGTGCGCGAGCGCATCGGCCGCGAGGCCGAGGAGATCGAGGTGCCCGCCGAGGTGCGCACCGTCGCCGAGCTCGCCGGCTTTCTGGCCGGGCGCGGCGAGGGCTATGCCCGCGCCTTCGAGAACCCGAAGGTCGTGCGCGCCGCGCTCGACCGCAAGCACGCCAAGCCGGACGCGCCGCTCGCCGGGGCGCGCGAGATCGCCTTCTTCCCGCCCATGACGGGCGGCTAACCGGCGCTGGCCGGCGGAGACCGCCATGTCCACGGCATCCCTGTTCACTGTTCGCATTCAGGCCGAGGATTTCGACGCCGCGCATGAGGCGAAGGCGCTGACGCAGGGCCGCACCGATGTCGGCGCCGTCGTC
Above is a window of Ancylobacter sp. WKF20 DNA encoding:
- the moaD gene encoding molybdopterin converting factor subunit 1; amino-acid sequence: MKVLYFAWVRERIGREAEEIEVPAEVRTVAELAGFLAGRGEGYARAFENPKVVRAALDRKHAKPDAPLAGAREIAFFPPMTGG
- the pgsA gene encoding CDP-diacylglycerol--glycerol-3-phosphate 3-phosphatidyltransferase, which codes for MVDVTSSQKTLREPTMKRGHAFSLPNMLTYGRCVAVPVVAACLFWADILAGGLWLRWLALAIYIVAAITDFFDGYLARAWSQQSAIGRMLDPIADKLLVSTSLLMLASDGTIRGWSLWAAAVILCREILVSGLREFLAELRVSVPVTRLAKWKTTAQLVAVGVLLAGPAADLLVPGITLVGIMLLWIAAVLTLYTGWDYFRAGARHLIEDAA